The DNA region GTGGCCCGGGTCGACGACGATCCGCGACTCCGGGATCCCCGCGGCGAGCGCCCGGTCGACGCGCTCCCGCAGGAACCCGACGACGGACGCCGTGACGTCGTCGTACTGCGGCGGCGCTGCGAGAGGCCGCCGGGGTTCGGCGAGGGAGTGCGTGATGACGATCGTCGCCTCGGAGTCCGCGACGACGGCCGCCATCCGCGGATCGGACAGGCCGGTGGTGTCGTTGACCACGCTCGCCCCGGCCGCGATCGCCGCCGCGGCGACCTCGGGGCGGAACGTGTCGACGCTGATGGTGACGTCGGACTCCTGGGCGAGCTGCTCGACGACGGGGACGACGCGGTCGACCTCGTCCGCAGCGGGCAGTTCCGGCCCCGGAGCGAACTTCACGCCGCCGATGTCGACCCAGTCAGCACCCTGTTCGGCAGCCCGGACGGCGGCGGCGACGGCGCGGTCGAGCTCGAAGGTGGCACCGCGGTCGTGGAACGAGTCGGGCGTGCGGTTCACGATCGCCATCACGGCGATGCGGTGGTCGAAGTCGAACGAGCGGCGTCCGATCGTGCGGACCGGGTGGCGCAGGTCGGGCACCACCCAGCCGGGTCCAGCCGCGCTCGGTGGACCCACCACGCCGGCTCCGGCGCGACGCGCCAACGGCGGGCCGACTGTGCCGTCGGGGAGGCCCGTCACGCGTCCGCCCCGTCACGCTCCGGGTGCGCGGTGTCCGTCACACGCCCCGCACCGATGAGCGCGATCGCCTCGGCCCGGCCCGCGGCGTCGGCCAGCGAGCCGTTCGCCGCGACCGTGACGGTCGTCGACCCGGTCTGGCGCTCCCCGCGGGTCGTCACGCACTGGTGCTGCGCGTCGAGGACCACGAGGACCCCCTCGGCGCCGAGCCCCTCGGCGATCGTCGCGGCGACCTGCTCGCCCAGTCGTTCCTGCAGCTGTGGGCGCGAGGCCACGGCGTCGAGCACACGCGAGAGGGTGCCGAGCCCGATCAGCCGGTCGCCCGGCGCGTAGGCCAGGTGCGCGACCCCGAGGAACGGCAGCAGGTGGTGCTCGCAGACGGACCGGAACTTCACGTCGCGGACGATGACGAGTCGGCCGCGTTCGCCGTCCTCGGCGTGCACGGTGCCGTCGCGGGCGATGGCAACGGCATCCGTGCCGATGCCCGCGAAGAACTCGGCGTACGAGTCGGCGACCCGAGCGGGTGTGCGTTCGAGTTCGGGGCGGTCGGGATCCTCGCCGATGCCGAGCAGGAGTTCGCGCACCGCGGCCTCGACGCGGGCACGGTCCATGCGTGACGTCACCGGACCATCCAACACCAGCCATGGCCGGAGAACGCGAGCCGGCGCACGGCGTGACGTCCCCCGATCACGCGGGTCGGGCCTCCCGGTCGGACATCGGCGCACCCTTCGCGCCCTGTGAGGATCCTGTGACATGCCGGAAACCCAGCAGGCTTTAAACTTGCGCGGTGAGCGCCCCGCAGACCGACACCCCGACCCGGAACCGCTTCGCGACCGGCCTCGATCGATACTTCTCCATCACGAAGCGCGGATCCACGATCCCGCGCGAGGTGCGAGGCGGACTCGTCTCGTTCGTGACGATGGCGTACATCGTCATCCTCAACCCGCTGATCCTCGGTGGGTTCAGCGCCGACCAGGCCGCCAAGGACGTCTCCGGCGGCTGGCTCGAGAACGCGCAGGTCGCCGCCGCGACCGGCCTCGTCGCCGGCCTGATGACCATCGCCATGGGCGTCATCGCGAACCTGCCGTTCGGCATCGCCGCGGGCCTCGGGATCAACTCGTTCCTGGCCGTCAGCGTCGTGCAGCAGGTCACCTGGGCCGAGGCGATGGGACTCGTCGTCATCAACGGCGTGATCATCGTGGTCCTGGCGTTGACGGGGATCCGGACGATGATCTTCACCGCCGTCCCGGCGCAGCTGAAGGCTGCGATCACCGTCGGCATCGGCCTGTTCATCGCCTTCATCGGCCTCGTCGATTCGGGCTTCGTGCGCTCGTCCGGGCTCGCGTCGCCGCCCCTGCAGCTCGGTGAGGACGGCTCCGTCGGCGCCCTGCCGACCATCGTGTTCCTGATCGGCCTCGTCATCATCGGCACGCTCATGGCCCGCAAGGTCAAGGGCGCGCTGCTCATCGGGATCGTCGCCACGACGATCATCGCGATCATCCTGCAGGCGATCTTCCAGGTGCCGACCTCGGTCGACTCGAAGACCGGCTGGAACCTCAACGCCCCCGGCCTGCCGAGCGCGCTCTTCGCGTTCCCCGACCTGTCGCTCGTCGGCCACGCCGACCTGTTCGGCGCGTTCAGCCGCATCGGGCCGTTGGCCGCGTCGATGCTCGTCTTCACCCTCGTGTTCACGAACTTCTTCGACGCGATGGGCACCATGACCGGCCTGGCGAAGGCCGCCGGCGTCGCGAAGCCCGACGGTACGTTCCCCCGCCTGAAGTCGGCGCTCGTCGTCGAGGGCGTCGGCGCGATCGCCGGCGGTGGCGCCTCGGTGTCGTCGAACACCGTCTTCATCGACTCCGCCGCCGGCATCGGCGAGGGCGCACGCACCGGCATGGCGTCGGTCGTCACCGGCCTGCTGTTCCTGGCGTCGATGTTCCTCACCCCGCTCACGCAGGTCGTGCCGCTCGAGGTCGCCGCCGCCGGACTCGTCGTCGTCGGTGCCCTGATGGTGGCGCAGGTGGCGGACATCTCGTGGACGGACTTCGGGTCGGCCCTGCCCGCGTTCCTGACGATCGTCGTCATGCCGCTCACCTACTCGATCGCGAACGGCATCGGCGTGGGCTTCATCAGCTGGGTCCTCATCAAGCTGCTGTCCGGCCGGGGCCGCGAGGTGTCGTGGCTGCTCTACGTCGTCGCCGCGGGCTTCCTGCTGTACTTCGCACGAGGGCCGCTCGAGGCGCTGCTCGGCGTCGGCTGAGGCCGGGGCGGACCGCGCGGTCCGTTTCTGCGGTGCGCTTGCCTCCCGCACACGTTCGGCCGGGAGGCCCGTGCTCAGTCCGGCAGGTCGCTCGGCGTCGCCTCGTGGTGGCGTCGACCGCCGGACCGCCGGTCCTCCTTCATGCCCGCCTCGAACAGGTGGCGGCGCCCCTGCACGAGCTCGTCCCGCGCAGTGCGCTCCAGCTCCTTCGCGAGCGCGTAGTACCCGTCGTCGTAGTCCTCGACGACCTGGAACGTCCAGCGGCCGGCGATGACGTTGCGGCCCACCAGCTCCGTGTCGATGCGGTCGGCCAGTTCGGTGTGGCCCGCCTTCCGGAGCTGCTCGACGGCCTCGCCGAGGTTCAGGTCGGCGGTGCCCGTCATGCGGTGGAAGCCGTAGAGCAGGCCGCGGGCGTGCTCGATGACCTCGACCGCGGCCGACAGTGTGCCGAGCGCCTCGACCGTGGCGTCGGAGACCCCCTCGGGGACCTGGTGCTGTGCGTCGGGGCCCTGATCGTCGTTCGTCATGCTCCCCGTCTACACGAAGGCGTCCGAGGTCAGGCGCAGTCACTTCGTCTCGTTCGGGTGACGCGTGTGGACGTCTGTGATGCAGACGACGCGCTCGGCCTCGTCCACCGTGAACCAGATTCGCGCGCCCCGCTTCAGTTCGAGTTGCCGACGCGTCCATTCGCGACCCGAGTGCCGGACGACGCCGAGT from Curtobacterium sp. MCJR17_020 includes:
- the folP gene encoding dihydropteroate synthase translates to MVGPPSAAGPGWVVPDLRHPVRTIGRRSFDFDHRIAVMAIVNRTPDSFHDRGATFELDRAVAAAVRAAEQGADWVDIGGVKFAPGPELPAADEVDRVVPVVEQLAQESDVTISVDTFRPEVAAAAIAAGASVVNDTTGLSDPRMAAVVADSEATIVITHSLAEPRRPLAAPPQYDDVTASVVGFLRERVDRALAAGIPESRIVVDPGHDLNKNTVHTLEVTRRLPEVVALGYPVLAAVSNKDFVGESLGRPRGERLAGSLAVATVSAMLGARIVRMHDVAESVDAMRMVEATLGWRAPVEARHNT
- the folE gene encoding GTP cyclohydrolase I — translated: MDRARVEAAVRELLLGIGEDPDRPELERTPARVADSYAEFFAGIGTDAVAIARDGTVHAEDGERGRLVIVRDVKFRSVCEHHLLPFLGVAHLAYAPGDRLIGLGTLSRVLDAVASRPQLQERLGEQVAATIAEGLGAEGVLVVLDAQHQCVTTRGERQTGSTTVTVAANGSLADAAGRAEAIALIGAGRVTDTAHPERDGADA
- a CDS encoding NCS2 family permease — encoded protein: MSAPQTDTPTRNRFATGLDRYFSITKRGSTIPREVRGGLVSFVTMAYIVILNPLILGGFSADQAAKDVSGGWLENAQVAAATGLVAGLMTIAMGVIANLPFGIAAGLGINSFLAVSVVQQVTWAEAMGLVVINGVIIVVLALTGIRTMIFTAVPAQLKAAITVGIGLFIAFIGLVDSGFVRSSGLASPPLQLGEDGSVGALPTIVFLIGLVIIGTLMARKVKGALLIGIVATTIIAIILQAIFQVPTSVDSKTGWNLNAPGLPSALFAFPDLSLVGHADLFGAFSRIGPLAASMLVFTLVFTNFFDAMGTMTGLAKAAGVAKPDGTFPRLKSALVVEGVGAIAGGGASVSSNTVFIDSAAGIGEGARTGMASVVTGLLFLASMFLTPLTQVVPLEVAAAGLVVVGALMVAQVADISWTDFGSALPAFLTIVVMPLTYSIANGIGVGFISWVLIKLLSGRGREVSWLLYVVAAGFLLYFARGPLEALLGVG